The window TTTTGAGTCAGATTTGTGTCGGGTTTTGGGCCGCTACGACTTGCTGAGGTAGCGCTCACCATGGCCGTGTTTTTCGTCAACTGGTTTACCGAACGGTTGCAAGCCGCCGAACGCGCATGCATTGTAATGGGAGAGCTTTGGGCGTGGAAAGGAACAACGTCTAGGGGTAGGCTATTTGCCATAACTGCCTCTTCGAAGGCGCCGTCAATCAGGAACTGCAAATTGAGCCCGGCGTTCTGGGGAAGTTCCTTTAGCCCCTGGCGCAGTGCTTGATTCGCAAGCGACCGGCGCACAAAGATGGGAATGGACACGACAGGGCCTTCTCAGGGCAATCAGTTGCAATGAGTCAGCAGGCACTCTCCGTCGATCGGCTTTCTCCCGCGCGTGCGAAAATTGCCTTGTTCCGCTCGCTGTTTCGCGGACGCGAAGACGTCTATCCACGCCGCTTCGAGAATCGCCGAACCGGCAAGGCCGGGTATTCGCCTGCTTGTGGCAACGAATGGGTGCCGGGCGTTTGCGAAAAACCGAGGATCAAGTGCGGTGCCTGTGCGCATCAGCGTTTTCTACCTGTTACCGACGAAGTGATCCGTTGGCATCTTTCCGGGCAGGACGACACTGGGCACGGCTTCGTCATGGGTATTTACCCGATGCTGCGCGACGAGACGTGTTTCTTCTTGGCGGCCGACCTGGACAAAGGTGAATGGCAAGACGACGCGCGAGCCATACTCGACACCTGTCATCGCCTGGGAATTCCTGCGGCGCTGGAGCGGTCGCGCAGCGGCAACGGAGGCCACCTTTGGCTATTTTTCGCAGAGGCAATTCCGGCCACGCTCGCACGCAAGCTTGGATCGCACCTTCTGACGGAGACGATGGAGCGTCGCGCCTGTATGGAGCTCGATTCCTATGACCGATTCTTCCCCAACCAGGATACGCTTCCCCAAGGCGGCTTCGGGAACCTGATTGCTCTGCCGCTACAAAAAATTCCGCGGGAGCTGGGCAACAGCGTATTCCTCGATGACGCCTTCGAGCCATATCCCGACCAATGGGCTTTTCTGTCGACGATACGCAGAATCGACCGTGTGGCCGTCGAGGACATCGTATCCAAGGCCGAACGGAACGGCCGGATTGTCGGCATTCGCTTGGCCGCGATGGACGAAAACGACCATACGCCATGGGCAGATCCTCCCTCCAGGCGTCGAAAAGAGCCTCGAATTGAAGGGCCACTTCCGGAGCGGCTCGATCTAATCCTCGGCAACCAGATCTATATCGCGAAGAATGAACTTCCTCCCGGACTACAAAATCGCCTGATTCGTTTGGCAGCCTTTCAGAATCCCGAGTTCTACAAGGCGCAGGCCATCCGTCTGCCTACCTACGGCAAGCCGCGCATCATCGCCTGTGCTAAGGATCACCAACAACACATCGGCCTGCCGCGCGGTTGCCTGGACGAAGTGCGACAACTGCTCTCCGATTTGGGAATCAATGTTGCGTATCGCGACGAACGTTGTCCAGGCAGCCCGCTGGAGGTCACTTTTCATGGGCAACTGCAAGCCGAGCAGGAGGCTGCGGCGAAGGCCATGCTGGTCCACGATATCGGCGTGTTGTCCGCCACGACCGCCTTTGGAAAAACGGTCATCGCCGCATGGCTAATGGCCCAACGAGGCGTCAATACGCTGGTGCTGGTCCATCGCCGCCAGTTGGTCGAACAGTGGGTCGAGCGGCTGGCCACCTTTCTAAATCGGCCGCCCAAGTTTATCGGCCAAATCGGTGGAGGTCGTAAGAATGCAACTGGTGCGCTTGATGTGGCACTGATCCAGAGCCTGTCGAGAAAGGGCATCGTTCAAGACCTAGTCGGCGACTACGGCCACCTCGTTGTGGACGAATGCCATCATTTATCTGCTTACAGCTTCGAGCAGGTCGCCCGTGCTTCGAAGGCCAGGTTTGTCACGGGGTTGTCCGCCACAACAACGCGAAAAGATGGACATCATCCAATCATCTTCATGCAGTGCGGACCCATCCGTTATCGAGTCGATGCCAAGGCGCAGGCGGCTATACGCCCCTTTGAGCATACGGTCTACGTTCGACCTACGGATTTTTACTCGACGAGCAGCACGGAGGACGCGAGAGTTCGTTTCCAGGAACTGTATTCGGAATTGATCTCCGATGAAACTCGCAATCGGCTAATCTGCGATGAGGTGCTGCAAGCCGTTCGTGAAGGACGATCGCCCTTAGTGTTGACCGAGCGCAATGAGCACCTTGACACATTGGCCGACCGACTTTCCGCTGGAATCCAGCACCTGATCGTCCTCCGTGGAGGAATGGGCAAGAAGGAATTAGGCGCCATCAGCACCCGGCTTGCTGCCATCCCCGAAGGTGAGCAAAGAGCTATCCTGGCGACGGGACGATACATCGGCGAAGGGTTTGACGATTCGCGGCTGGACACACTGTTTCTTACGTTGCCCGTTTCCTGGCACGGAACGATCGCCCAATACGCAGGCCGGTTGCACCGCCTTCACCATCGAAAGCGCGAAGTGCGAATCTATGATTACGCGGACCTGAACGAACCCATGCTCGCCCGCATGTTCGATCGGCGTTGCCGCGGTTACGAGGCGGTAGGCTATAGGATTCTGCTGCCGGCCAGCGCGGTTCCTGGTTGGCCAACCGATGTTCCGCTGCCCGTCGATCCTCAGTGGAAACGCGATTATGCCGCCAGCGTTCAGCGGCTTGTCCGCGACGGCGTTGACAAACCGCTGGCGACTTTGTTTGTTCACGTGGCAAAATCCATGACGGTGGACGCCGAGGGAACGGAGCGCGCACGCAGCGCCAGCGAGGCCTTCTTGTACCGCCGCCTGCAAACTCTTCCGGAGACGGCTGGCCGGTTTCGCTTGAATGCTGAGTTGCCGATTCCGTTTGACGGAGGCGGCTGCATGGAGGTCGACTTTCTGTGTGCCGATGCACGTATTGCCGTCGAGCTCGATGGATTACAGCATCTGGAAAGCGCTGATGCCTATCGCCGCGACCGTCGCAAGGACTTGCTGCTGCAAGAAAACGGCTATCTGGTGCTCCGTTTCCTTACCGACGACTTGGGCAAACGCCTGGATCTGGTACTCGACACGATCCTGCGTGCTCTCTCCCGCCAGCGGATGGACCGGCAGGATGATCGCGAGCCATGACGATCTATTATCCACCGAGCCGCTTGTCATTGCGACGATCCATGTATGCACCGGTATTGTGAGCTCGTTCGATGGCAGAATTGGAGCGTGACCAGCGCAGGCCCATAC of the Pirellulales bacterium genome contains:
- a CDS encoding DEAD/DEAH box helicase family protein — translated: MSQQALSVDRLSPARAKIALFRSLFRGREDVYPRRFENRRTGKAGYSPACGNEWVPGVCEKPRIKCGACAHQRFLPVTDEVIRWHLSGQDDTGHGFVMGIYPMLRDETCFFLAADLDKGEWQDDARAILDTCHRLGIPAALERSRSGNGGHLWLFFAEAIPATLARKLGSHLLTETMERRACMELDSYDRFFPNQDTLPQGGFGNLIALPLQKIPRELGNSVFLDDAFEPYPDQWAFLSTIRRIDRVAVEDIVSKAERNGRIVGIRLAAMDENDHTPWADPPSRRRKEPRIEGPLPERLDLILGNQIYIAKNELPPGLQNRLIRLAAFQNPEFYKAQAIRLPTYGKPRIIACAKDHQQHIGLPRGCLDEVRQLLSDLGINVAYRDERCPGSPLEVTFHGQLQAEQEAAAKAMLVHDIGVLSATTAFGKTVIAAWLMAQRGVNTLVLVHRRQLVEQWVERLATFLNRPPKFIGQIGGGRKNATGALDVALIQSLSRKGIVQDLVGDYGHLVVDECHHLSAYSFEQVARASKARFVTGLSATTTRKDGHHPIIFMQCGPIRYRVDAKAQAAIRPFEHTVYVRPTDFYSTSSTEDARVRFQELYSELISDETRNRLICDEVLQAVREGRSPLVLTERNEHLDTLADRLSAGIQHLIVLRGGMGKKELGAISTRLAAIPEGEQRAILATGRYIGEGFDDSRLDTLFLTLPVSWHGTIAQYAGRLHRLHHRKREVRIYDYADLNEPMLARMFDRRCRGYEAVGYRILLPASAVPGWPTDVPLPVDPQWKRDYAASVQRLVRDGVDKPLATLFVHVAKSMTVDAEGTERARSASEAFLYRRLQTLPETAGRFRLNAELPIPFDGGGCMEVDFLCADARIAVELDGLQHLESADAYRRDRRKDLLLQENGYLVLRFLTDDLGKRLDLVLDTILRALSRQRMDRQDDREP